One Centroberyx gerrardi isolate f3 chromosome 6, fCenGer3.hap1.cur.20231027, whole genome shotgun sequence genomic region harbors:
- the mffa gene encoding mitochondrial fission factor homolog B isoform X3, whose product MNGAAFPSPTAEMAEMNRIHYELEYTEGISQRMRIPEMLKVAPHASEDPDAGLQETLHSVMMQVPERIVVAGDSSDHQFTRPRDLDLIQSTPLEALSLKTPPRVLTLNERPLDFLEVERSAAPAPPSEELRPQGRLRRERSASENTAMRHNSQLIRNDSTATPSPPAPVRPCPPLAVAEDEQNLYSTSGVLSFIQSTTRRAYQQVLEVLDENQRSKPSLRGGSASSSNPLHESRLALPTLDTSLDGGPDDMTVVDAATLRRQLIKLNRRLQLLEEENKERAKREMILYSVTVAFWLINSWVWFRR is encoded by the exons ATGAACGGAGCAGCCTTCCCCTCCCCCACGGCAGAAATGGCGGAGATGAACCGTATCCACTATGAGCTGGAGTACACAGAGGGGATCAGCCAGCGGATGCGTATCCCTGAGATGCTCAAAGTTGCCCCTCACGCCTCCGAGGACCCTGATGCCGGACTGCAGGAAACCCTTCATAGTGTCATGATGCAAGTCCCAGAGAGAATTGTGGTGGCAG GAGACAGCAGTGACCACCAGTTCACCAGACCCAGGGACCTGGACTTAATCCAGTCCACGCCACTAGAGGCCCTGTCACTGAAGACTCCGCCCAGAGTCCTCACCCTCAACGAGCGGCCTCTGGACTTCCTGGAAGTGGAGCGGAGTGCAGCTCCAGCCCCACCcagtgaggag TTGCGGCCCCAAGGGCGATTACGGCGGGAGCGCTCAGCTAGTGAGAACACAGCTATGCGTCACAACAGCCAGTTGATTCGAAATGACTCCAC TGcgaccccctcccccccagccCCTGTCCGCCCCTGCCCCCCTCTCGCCGTGGCTGAAGACGAACAGAACCTGTACAGCACTAGCGGTGTTCTATCTTTCATCCAGTCTACTACACGTCGGGCCTACCAGCAGGTCCTGGAGGTCCTGGATGAGAACCAGCGCAG CAAACCATCACTGCGAGGGGGGTCGGCTTCAAGCTCCAACCCCCTGCATGAATCCAG GCTTGCATTACCGACACTTGACACCTCTCTGGACGGAGGGCCTGATGACATGACTGTCGTCGATGCAGCGACACTTCGACGTCAG CTCATCAAGTTGAACCGGAGACTGCAGCTCTTGGAAGAGGAGAACAAGGAGCGAGCAAAGCGCGAGATGATCCTGTACTCGGTCACTGTAGCTTTCTGGCTCATCAACAGCTGGGTGTGGTTCCGCCGTTAG
- the mffa gene encoding mitochondrial fission factor homolog B isoform X1 — translation MNGAAFPSPTAEMAEMNRIHYELEYTEGISQRMRIPEMLKVAPHASEDPDAGLQETLHSVMMQVPERIVVAGDSSDHQFTRPRDLDLIQSTPLEALSLKTPPRVLTLNERPLDFLEVERSAAPAPPSEELRPQGRLRRERSASENTAMRHNSQLIRNDSTKPSLRGGSASSSNPLHESRLALPTLDTSLDGGPDDMTVVDAATLRRQLIKLNRRLQLLEEENKERAKREMILYSVTVAFWLINSWVWFRR, via the exons ATGAACGGAGCAGCCTTCCCCTCCCCCACGGCAGAAATGGCGGAGATGAACCGTATCCACTATGAGCTGGAGTACACAGAGGGGATCAGCCAGCGGATGCGTATCCCTGAGATGCTCAAAGTTGCCCCTCACGCCTCCGAGGACCCTGATGCCGGACTGCAGGAAACCCTTCATAGTGTCATGATGCAAGTCCCAGAGAGAATTGTGGTGGCAG GAGACAGCAGTGACCACCAGTTCACCAGACCCAGGGACCTGGACTTAATCCAGTCCACGCCACTAGAGGCCCTGTCACTGAAGACTCCGCCCAGAGTCCTCACCCTCAACGAGCGGCCTCTGGACTTCCTGGAAGTGGAGCGGAGTGCAGCTCCAGCCCCACCcagtgaggag TTGCGGCCCCAAGGGCGATTACGGCGGGAGCGCTCAGCTAGTGAGAACACAGCTATGCGTCACAACAGCCAGTTGATTCGAAATGACTCCAC CAAACCATCACTGCGAGGGGGGTCGGCTTCAAGCTCCAACCCCCTGCATGAATCCAG GCTTGCATTACCGACACTTGACACCTCTCTGGACGGAGGGCCTGATGACATGACTGTCGTCGATGCAGCGACACTTCGACGTCAG CTCATCAAGTTGAACCGGAGACTGCAGCTCTTGGAAGAGGAGAACAAGGAGCGAGCAAAGCGCGAGATGATCCTGTACTCGGTCACTGTAGCTTTCTGGCTCATCAACAGCTGGGTGTGGTTCCGCCGTTAG
- the mffa gene encoding mitochondrial fission factor homolog B isoform X2: protein MNGAAFPSPTAEMAEMNRIHYELEYTEGISQRMRIPEMLKVAPHASEDPDAGLQETLHSVMMQVPERIVVAGDSSDHQFTRPRDLDLIQSTPLEALSLKTPPRVLTLNERPLDFLEVERSAAPAPPSEELRPQGRLRRERSASENTAMRHNSQLIRNDSTLALPTLDTSLDGGPDDMTVVDAATLRRQLIKLNRRLQLLEEENKERAKREMILYSVTVAFWLINSWVWFRR from the exons ATGAACGGAGCAGCCTTCCCCTCCCCCACGGCAGAAATGGCGGAGATGAACCGTATCCACTATGAGCTGGAGTACACAGAGGGGATCAGCCAGCGGATGCGTATCCCTGAGATGCTCAAAGTTGCCCCTCACGCCTCCGAGGACCCTGATGCCGGACTGCAGGAAACCCTTCATAGTGTCATGATGCAAGTCCCAGAGAGAATTGTGGTGGCAG GAGACAGCAGTGACCACCAGTTCACCAGACCCAGGGACCTGGACTTAATCCAGTCCACGCCACTAGAGGCCCTGTCACTGAAGACTCCGCCCAGAGTCCTCACCCTCAACGAGCGGCCTCTGGACTTCCTGGAAGTGGAGCGGAGTGCAGCTCCAGCCCCACCcagtgaggag TTGCGGCCCCAAGGGCGATTACGGCGGGAGCGCTCAGCTAGTGAGAACACAGCTATGCGTCACAACAGCCAGTTGATTCGAAATGACTCCAC GCTTGCATTACCGACACTTGACACCTCTCTGGACGGAGGGCCTGATGACATGACTGTCGTCGATGCAGCGACACTTCGACGTCAG CTCATCAAGTTGAACCGGAGACTGCAGCTCTTGGAAGAGGAGAACAAGGAGCGAGCAAAGCGCGAGATGATCCTGTACTCGGTCACTGTAGCTTTCTGGCTCATCAACAGCTGGGTGTGGTTCCGCCGTTAG
- the dnaaf1 gene encoding dynein axonemal assembly factor 1 — translation MNCGSFIEAEVNRDQPQEKKTNEKTLQAPLQDKKAKDSGPRITKKFLKDHCKENKLYITPCLNDTLYLHFKGFSTIENLEEYTGLKCLWLESNGLRRIENLHAQTELRSLFLQQNLVYKLENFEPLSKLCTLNVSNNYIRTIENISCLPELGTLQIAHNKLETVGSIEHLSQCLSISVLDMSHNLLNDPEILLVLESMPQLRVLNLMGNEVVKQIPNYRKTMIVRLKQLTFLDDRPVFPKDRACAEAWAVGGLEGERKERELWETRERRKIQDSLDVMAAIRDKALERRRLRELQEKGETEVTTTPETQENQAQILSSSQGEKIQAFVQDSLEAHEEFLQRQRKSTEEPDEDMLDDEHLEGEQSGEEFVREQLEEEDQNQSQMKQSVREEKEGVNSEQREGESTAAEMLEREQLEDTQQRQSGTNQSCRIQSVRSQAERGQASKVELEREQSERKQPPLIMAALSEPVDVFTAHGPGPLVTELVEAEDLETIQLPPHRSLCIDDLPDLEDVDMEDQDFTTILSSQQVSKPKIEVISGDSDEDEPIRYRSETTPTLGPDTNLLFLKSDCKASIQVTNKPSPLADSEAGDALEPLIFEPQGKSKTNQVSCPPRCLIEELD, via the exons ATGAACTGCGGCTCCTTCATAGAGGCAGAAGTCAACAGAGATCAGCCTCAAGAAAAAAAGACTAATGAAAAAACACTGCAAGCCCCACTTCAAGATAAAAAAGCAAAAGATTCAGGGCCAAGAATCACAAAGAAATTCCTGAAAGACCACTGTAAGGAAAACAAACTTTACATAACACCTTGCCTGAATGACACtttgtatttgcatttcaaagGTTTCTCCACCATAGAGAACTTAGAGGAGTACACAGGACTGAAGTGTCTTTGGCTGGAGAGCAATGGGCTGCGACGCATTGAGAACCTGCATGCCCAGACTGAGCTGCGCAGCTTGTTCCTTCAGCAGAACCTCGTGTACAAGCTTGAAAACTTTGAGCCTCTGAGCAAGCTCTGCACCCTGAATGTCTCCAACAACTACATACGCACCATAGAGAACATCTCCTGCCTTCCTGAGCTGGGCACTCTGCAGATTGCCCATAACAAGCTGGAAACAGTGGGGAGCATAGAGCACCTGAGTCAGTGCCTCTCCATCAGTGTTCTGGACATGTCCCACAACTTGTTAAACGACCCAGAGATCCTCCTTGTGCTCGAGAGCATGCCGCAATTGCGAGTCCTAAATCTAATGGGAAATGAAGTGGTGAAACAAATCCCAAACTACAGGAAGACCATGATCGTACGTCTCAAACAGCTCACCTTCCTTGACGACCGACCCGTGTTCCCCAAGGACAGGGCCTGTGCAGAGGCATGGGCTGTGGGGGGGCTGGAGGGGGAGCGCAAAGAAAGGGAGCTATGGGAAAcacgagagaggaggaaaattCAGGACAGCTTGGATGTCATGGCGGCGATCCGAGATAAAGCCCTGGAGAGACGGCGCCTTCGAGAGCTACAGGAGAAAG GGGAGACTGAGGTGACCACCACTCCAGAGACACAGGAGAACCAGGCCCAGATTTTGAGCTCATCACAGGGAGAGAAGATCCAGGCTTTTGTGCAGGACAGCCTGGAAGCCCATGAAGAGTtcctacagagacagagaaaatcaacAGAAGAGCCAGATGAAGACATGCTAGATGATGAACATCTAGAGGGAGAGCAATCGGGCGAGGAGTTTGTGAGAGAgcagctagaggaagaggaccAGAACCAATCACAGATGAAGCAGTCTgtgagggaagagaaagagggagtgaattcagagcagagggagggagagagcacagcagcagagatgttagagagagagcaacTAGAAGATACCCAGCAACGACAGTCAGGGACAAACCAGTCATGCAGAATCCAGTCTGTGAGAAGCCAAGCAGAGAGAGGGCAGGCAAGCAAAGTGgagctagagagagagcagtctgAGAGGAAACAGCCTCCTCTAATCATGGCAGCTCTCTCTGAACCAGTTGACGTGTTCACAGCTCATGGTCCTGGGCCGCTGGTGACAGAACTGGTGGAAGCAGAAGACCTGGAAACCATTCAGCTACCACCACATCGCTCACTGTGTATCGACGATCTGCCTGATCTGGAGGATGTGGACATGGAGGACCAGGACTTTACAACAATCCTCTCTTCTCAGCAAGTATCCAAGCCAAAAATAGAGGTGATATCAGGCGATAGCGATGAGGACGAACCAATCAGGTATCGGAGTGAGACCACACCTACTTTGGGTCCAGACACAAATTTGTTGTTCTTGAAGAGTGACTGCAAGGCGTCAATTCAAGTCACTAACAAGCCTTCACCATTGGCAGATTCAGAGGCTGGGGATGCCCTCGAGCCACTGATTTTTGAACCACAGGGAaagtccaaaacaaaccaaGTCTCCTGTCCACCACGCTGCTTGATTGAGGAACTGGACTGA
- the mrpl44 gene encoding large ribosomal subunit protein mL44 yields MASGYIVNRGALTLGIHYQRVCTNISFTQIREKKRWMRAYTHIMERKLKLEGPPPPKPRSQKPNWDYHAEVQAFSSRLQENFPLELLKTAFVNPCYLQSEQERRRALGVNSETTALVLRDNTQLSTQGAGFTRSFLTDWCRASFPSLHSEGVAAIVGHLTGLEVVCYVAKNLSIEDLTMNAEVPIPDDVLCSTFMAVIGALQESSGPERAGFFLRDFLVTQLIGKDLFDMWTVVDPMGLLVEELTQRNVPLPEPRLIRSAGASTVLPLYFVGLYSNKKLLAQAPGETVLAAEEEAARVALRKLYGFTENRRPSDFSPQQQQQQVAQSISSN; encoded by the exons ATGGCGTCCGGGTACATAGTAAATCGTGGTGCACTAACATTAGGAATTCATTACCAACGTGTCTGCACAAATATCTCATTCACACAGATTAGAGAGAAAAAGCGATGGATGAGggcatatacacacatcatGGAAAGGAAGTTAAAGCTCGAAGGACCGCCGCCACCGAAGCCACG CTCTCAAAAGCCTAACTGGGATTACCATGCCGAGGTTCAGGCTTTCAGCAGCCGTCTGCAGGAGAACTTCCCCTTGGAGCTGCTGAAGACAGCCTTCGTCAATCCCTGTTACCTGCAGTCGGAGCAAGAGAGGAGACGGGCGTTAGGCGTGAACTCTGAGACGACCGCTCTTGTTCTGAGAGATAATACTCAGCTGAGTACACAAGGAGCGGGTTTCACCAGGAGCTTCCTGACCGACTGGTGCAGGGCCAGCTTCCCGAGCCTGCACAGTGAGGGTGTGGCGGCCATCGTAGGGCACCTCACCGGCTTGGAAGTGGTGTGCTATGTAGCGAAGAACCTCAGCATTGAAGATCTAACCATGAACGCAGAGGTCCCCATCCCTGATGATGTGCTCTGTTCGACTTTCATGGCTGTGATCGGAGCGCTGCAGGAGAGCAGTGGACCAGAGCGAGCAGGATTTTTCCTCAGG GATTTCCTGGTCACTCAGCTGATAGGGAAGGACCTGTTTGATATGTGGACAGTGGTCGACCCCATGGGGCTCCTGGTGGAGGAGCTTACTCAGCGGAACGTTCCTCTTCCAGAGCCCCGCCTCATCAGGTCAGCGGGGGCCAGCACCGTTCTGCCACTCTACTTTGTCGGCCTGTACAG CAATAAGAAGCTTCTGGCTCAGGCTCCAGGAGAGACGGTTCtggctgcagaggaagaggcagcTCGCGTGGCCCTGCGGAAACTCTACGGCTTCACTGAGAACCGCAGACCGTCCGACTTCTCCccgcaacagcagcagcagcaagtcGCTCAGTCCATCAGCAGCAATTAA